From Apium graveolens cultivar Ventura chromosome 9, ASM990537v1, whole genome shotgun sequence, the proteins below share one genomic window:
- the LOC141685201 gene encoding uncharacterized protein LOC141685201: protein MELEQFDLEYMPRIVIKEQALADFLLEFDSKIDDKALVELHPSHTEEVLEEYPHPWWILHVDGAFNNGGAGAGIVLVSPEGHHLMSAIHFKFYATNNDAEYEALINGLKIALEMGVRNLIAKSDSELVVNQVNGGFQAQGPRTELYLRCTQRLIGKFKEVRLKCVHGKKTVTRMPWKKWDPSRRLCYEDIYP, encoded by the coding sequence ATGGAGTTGGAACAGTTTGACTTGGAATATATGCCCCGTATAGTAATCAAAGAGCAGGCTTTAGCTgatttcttgttggaatttgaCTCTAAGATTGATGATAAGGCTTTGGTAGAGTTACATCCCTCTCATACTGAGGAGGTCTTAGAGGAGTATCCACACCCCTGGTGGATTTTGCATGTAGATGGAGCATTTAACAACGGGGGAGCAGGCGCGGGCATAGTACTCGTGTCTCCAGAAGGCCATCATCTGATGAGTGCAATTCACTTCAAATTCTATGCGACAAATAATGATGCAGAATATGAAGCATTGATCAACGGTCTAAAGATCGCTTTGGAAATGGGAGTGCGAAACTTAATTGCAAAGAGCGACTCAGAGTTGGTGGTAAACCAAGTAAATGGGGGGTTTCAAGCTCAGGGACCGCGGACGGAATTGTACTTGAGGTGCACGCAGCGTCTGATTGGAAAGTTCAAAGAGGTTAGGTTGAAATGTGTACACGGGAAAAAAACAGTAACGCGAATGCCCTGGAAAAAATGGGATCCCAGCAGGAGGCTGTGTTATGAGGATATATACCCTTAG